From the Natrarchaeobaculum aegyptiacum genome, one window contains:
- a CDS encoding prephenate dehydrogenase/arogenate dehydrogenase family protein, giving the protein MDVLIVGAGAMGTWFGRAVDATVAFADVDPERAEQAADAVGGSVADLEGDDRYDVVCLAVPMTHVADAIADHAGRADRAVVDVSGVMVEPLEAMATHAPECERVSLHPLFGPERTPGTIAVVAEEPGPISEDLLERLEQRGNDLLETTAAEHDEAMETIQAATHAAVLSFAVAMDPAPDGFETPIYEGLQTLVEQLTEGTPRVYSDIQSAFEGADEVADAASAIADAGPAEFEALYREAANRWQPADTGTGASATEDTGDRDQ; this is encoded by the coding sequence ATGGACGTACTGATCGTCGGCGCGGGAGCGATGGGGACGTGGTTCGGCCGCGCCGTCGACGCGACGGTCGCGTTCGCCGACGTCGACCCCGAACGAGCGGAGCAGGCAGCCGACGCGGTCGGTGGATCGGTCGCCGACCTCGAGGGCGACGATCGTTACGACGTGGTCTGTCTCGCAGTCCCGATGACCCACGTCGCCGACGCGATCGCCGACCACGCGGGACGGGCCGACCGGGCCGTCGTCGACGTCTCGGGAGTCATGGTCGAACCGCTCGAGGCGATGGCGACCCACGCCCCCGAGTGTGAACGGGTGAGCCTCCACCCACTGTTCGGACCCGAACGAACGCCCGGGACGATCGCCGTCGTCGCCGAGGAGCCGGGTCCGATCAGCGAGGACCTGCTCGAGCGACTCGAGCAGCGGGGGAACGACCTGCTCGAGACGACCGCGGCGGAACACGACGAGGCGATGGAGACGATCCAGGCGGCGACCCACGCGGCAGTCCTTTCGTTCGCCGTCGCGATGGATCCGGCTCCCGATGGGTTCGAAACGCCGATCTACGAGGGGCTCCAGACGCTCGTCGAGCAACTCACGGAAGGAACGCCCCGGGTCTACTCCGATATCCAGTCGGCGTTCGAGGGGGCCGACGAGGTCGCCGACGCCGCGAGTGCGATCGCCGACGCCGGGCCTGCCGAATTCGAGGCGCTATATCGTGAGGCGGCGAACAGGTGGCAGCCGGCCGATACTGGCACCGGGGCCTCCGCAACTGAGGACACCGGGGACCGAGACCAATGA
- a CDS encoding helix-turn-helix transcriptional regulator — protein sequence MVFNTLWARLSSLWPRASTGDEEDSEAQTTTETDDENSEDETLSYAEQFEYGVDERDLPDEDKILRLLVERGGRVNADTALEETGWEESRLEAVIEEMEADDQVSAITVGRKRVICRRGFEPKGYRSHLNE from the coding sequence ATGGTATTCAACACACTGTGGGCTCGCCTCTCGTCTCTCTGGCCGCGCGCATCGACCGGAGACGAGGAAGATAGCGAGGCCCAGACGACGACGGAAACGGACGACGAGAACAGTGAAGACGAAACGCTGAGCTACGCCGAACAGTTCGAGTACGGCGTCGACGAGCGCGATCTCCCGGACGAAGACAAGATTCTGCGCCTGCTCGTCGAACGCGGCGGGCGCGTCAACGCCGACACCGCCCTCGAGGAGACGGGCTGGGAGGAAAGCCGCCTCGAGGCCGTCATCGAGGAGATGGAAGCCGACGACCAGGTCAGCGCGATCACCGTCGGCCGCAAACGAGTTATCTGTCGACGCGGGTTCGAGCCCAAGGGCTATCGTTCACACCTGAACGAGTAA
- a CDS encoding small ribosomal subunit Rsm22 family protein gives MTDQREAVRSNAKYLRNVRPIDPEEICEYVEGSPHPAVVRQLLREEAPDLGLLEREDGTFVPVEDDRVSPLEGPVKRFPAVYERRLEDLLVERYGVDWPGGASGDLLRSTIRRFKAQYLGGQPVEYDEDVAAGYAIYHLPAYYAAVQYALDDLAERGLLGRSLRVLDVGAGVGGPALGLCEYLPEDALVEYHAIEPSAAADVLEELLSETGPNVHTTIHRTTAEAFDADVAFDEGGSFDPTDPDDGFDLVLACNVLSELEDPVAVARSTLELLAPDGTVLGIAPADRNTSIGLREVERELEDQQLSGSADGSEGSSDRQVTVYGPTVRLWPGERPSDRGWSFDVRPDLAVPSFQERLEAEAGGEEHDPGEFVNVDVQFSYSLLRLDGTRRVDLNLETSDWATMAAMDRHVTNRIDLVAAKLSRSLSEGSDANPLFKISDGSERVDHYAVCTSETELNRPLLEADYGDVLAFEQVLALWNDDEAAYNLVVDEETIVDRLV, from the coding sequence ATGACCGACCAGCGTGAGGCCGTTCGCTCGAACGCGAAGTACCTCCGGAACGTGCGGCCGATCGACCCCGAAGAGATCTGTGAGTACGTCGAGGGCTCCCCTCACCCGGCCGTCGTGCGACAGCTTCTCCGGGAGGAAGCCCCCGACCTCGGGTTGCTCGAGCGCGAGGATGGGACGTTCGTCCCGGTCGAGGACGACCGCGTCTCGCCACTCGAGGGGCCGGTAAAGCGGTTTCCGGCGGTCTACGAACGCCGGCTCGAGGACCTGCTGGTCGAGCGATACGGCGTCGACTGGCCCGGCGGGGCCAGTGGCGACCTGCTCCGGTCGACGATCCGCCGGTTCAAGGCCCAGTACCTCGGCGGGCAACCGGTCGAGTACGACGAGGACGTCGCGGCGGGATACGCGATCTATCACCTGCCGGCGTACTACGCGGCCGTCCAGTACGCCCTCGACGACCTCGCTGAGCGGGGATTGCTCGGTCGAAGCCTCCGGGTGCTCGACGTCGGCGCCGGCGTCGGTGGCCCCGCACTCGGCCTCTGTGAGTACCTGCCCGAGGACGCGCTGGTCGAATACCACGCGATCGAACCCAGCGCGGCCGCCGACGTCCTCGAGGAACTGCTCTCGGAAACGGGTCCCAACGTGCACACGACGATTCACCGGACGACCGCGGAAGCGTTCGACGCCGACGTGGCGTTCGACGAAGGCGGTAGCTTCGATCCGACCGATCCCGACGACGGCTTCGACCTCGTGTTGGCCTGTAACGTCCTGAGCGAACTCGAGGACCCCGTGGCGGTCGCCCGCTCGACACTCGAGTTGCTCGCGCCCGACGGCACCGTCCTCGGAATCGCGCCGGCGGATCGGAACACGAGTATCGGTCTGCGCGAGGTCGAACGCGAACTCGAGGACCAGCAGCTGTCGGGTAGCGCAGACGGGAGCGAGGGCAGTTCGGATCGGCAGGTCACAGTCTACGGCCCGACCGTCCGCCTCTGGCCCGGCGAACGACCGAGTGACCGTGGCTGGTCGTTCGACGTCAGACCCGACCTCGCCGTCCCATCGTTCCAGGAGCGCCTCGAGGCAGAAGCTGGCGGTGAGGAGCACGACCCCGGCGAGTTCGTCAACGTCGACGTCCAGTTTTCCTACTCGCTGTTACGGCTGGACGGCACCAGACGGGTCGACCTCAACCTCGAGACGAGCGACTGGGCGACGATGGCCGCGATGGATCGCCACGTCACCAACCGGATCGACCTCGTCGCGGCCAAACTCAGCCGGTCGCTCTCGGAGGGGTCGGACGCCAATCCACTGTTCAAGATCAGCGACGGGAGCGAACGAGTCGACCACTACGCCGTCTGTACCAGCGAGACGGAACTGAACCGGCCGCTGCTCGAGGCCGACTACGGCGACGTCCTCGCGTTCGAACAGGTGCTCGCGCTCTGGAACGACGACGAAGCGGCCTACAATCTCGTCGTCGACGAGGAGACGATCGTCGATCGGCTCGTCTGA
- a CDS encoding phosphoglycerate kinase → MTTFQTIDDIEPGQRLLVRIDVNAPVDDGVVQDDRRFARHAETIRELLTDDHAITLLAHQGRPGRETFVSLAQHAEILADHLDRPVDFVPDTVGEQARAAIEDLESGDVLLLENVRMCDGELPEEEPAVKADTDLVGTLADEFDAYVNDAYPTAHRSHASIVGFPVVMDAYAGRVMEQEYTANTAVRGRSFDGPVTMILGGTKAEDVIPVVERLAEEVDRFCLGGVVGELFLRASGHDLGYDVDGTELFDHQWADHGETVERLLSEYGEKIALPTDLASEGGAEGEGEGPRVETPVDEITKETSYLDVGSETIERYTDLVAESGAVYVKGAPGVFEDERFADGTVEILSAIADADCVSVVGGGDTAHAIELYDLAADDFTRVSIAGGAYVRALTGESLPGIEALEEAAR, encoded by the coding sequence ATGACGACGTTCCAGACCATCGACGACATAGAGCCCGGACAGCGATTGCTCGTCCGCATCGACGTCAACGCGCCCGTCGACGACGGCGTCGTACAGGACGACCGCCGGTTCGCCCGTCACGCCGAGACGATCCGCGAACTGCTCACAGATGACCACGCGATCACTCTCCTCGCCCATCAGGGCCGACCCGGCCGCGAGACGTTCGTCTCGCTCGCACAGCACGCGGAGATCCTCGCCGACCACCTCGACCGGCCCGTCGATTTCGTTCCAGACACTGTCGGCGAGCAAGCACGTGCGGCGATCGAGGACCTCGAATCCGGTGACGTGCTCCTCCTCGAGAACGTCCGGATGTGCGACGGAGAACTGCCAGAAGAAGAGCCGGCCGTCAAGGCCGACACCGACCTCGTGGGGACGCTCGCCGACGAATTCGACGCGTACGTGAACGATGCGTATCCGACGGCTCATCGGTCACACGCCTCGATCGTCGGCTTTCCGGTCGTGATGGACGCCTACGCCGGCCGGGTGATGGAACAGGAGTACACGGCGAACACCGCCGTCCGGGGTCGCTCGTTCGACGGGCCGGTGACGATGATTCTCGGCGGCACGAAAGCCGAGGACGTCATTCCCGTCGTCGAGCGACTCGCGGAGGAGGTCGACCGGTTCTGTCTCGGCGGCGTCGTCGGCGAACTGTTCCTTCGCGCTTCGGGTCACGACCTCGGCTACGACGTCGACGGAACCGAACTGTTCGACCACCAGTGGGCGGACCACGGCGAGACCGTCGAGCGACTGCTCTCCGAATATGGCGAGAAGATCGCACTCCCGACGGACCTGGCCTCCGAAGGCGGGGCCGAGGGTGAGGGCGAGGGCCCGCGAGTGGAGACGCCGGTCGACGAGATCACGAAAGAGACCTCGTATCTCGACGTCGGCAGTGAGACGATCGAACGCTACACCGACCTCGTCGCCGAGTCCGGGGCCGTCTACGTCAAGGGTGCGCCCGGCGTCTTCGAAGACGAGCGATTCGCCGACGGAACCGTCGAGATCCTCTCGGCCATCGCCGACGCCGACTGTGTCTCCGTGGTCGGCGGGGGCGACACGGCACACGCCATCGAACTGTACGACCTCGCGGCGGACGACTTCACGCGCGTCTCGATCGCCGGGGGTGCGTACGTCCGTGCACTGACCGGGGAGTCGCTCCCCGGGATCGAGGCGCTCGAGGAGGCCGCTCGATAG
- a CDS encoding inositol monophosphatase family protein codes for MTGSPDADRRATVAADAADAGAAVAADAFRTDLAVERKDGKADVVTRADREAQNAVIDVIESEYDEPIVGEESDALKRVPDSGPAWIVDPIDGTANFVGGARTFGTAVAAVDDGEPVASTITVPALEDRYRLVGDGAIRNGDEITVSDCTDPAAATVCPTFWWEYDERDQFAAMAREVVTRFADMRRLGCAQLELAMVATGALEGIVTNVQTNPWDTVAGVALVRAAGGVVTDLEGNRWRHDSVGLVASNGHLHDELLEAARTADEA; via the coding sequence ATGACCGGATCTCCAGATGCCGACCGGCGGGCGACCGTCGCCGCCGACGCAGCCGACGCTGGTGCCGCTGTTGCGGCCGATGCGTTCCGTACCGACCTCGCGGTCGAACGCAAAGATGGCAAGGCCGACGTCGTCACCCGCGCCGACCGCGAGGCCCAGAACGCCGTGATCGACGTGATAGAGTCCGAGTACGACGAGCCGATCGTCGGCGAGGAGTCAGACGCCCTGAAGAGAGTTCCCGACAGCGGACCGGCGTGGATCGTCGACCCCATCGACGGTACGGCGAACTTCGTCGGGGGCGCTCGAACCTTCGGGACCGCCGTCGCCGCCGTCGACGACGGCGAGCCTGTCGCCAGCACCATCACCGTTCCGGCACTCGAGGACCGCTACCGACTCGTGGGCGACGGGGCCATCCGGAACGGCGACGAGATCACGGTCAGTGATTGTACGGATCCAGCGGCAGCGACCGTCTGCCCGACGTTCTGGTGGGAGTACGACGAACGCGACCAGTTCGCGGCGATGGCCCGCGAGGTCGTCACTCGTTTCGCCGACATGCGCCGCCTCGGCTGTGCTCAGCTCGAGCTCGCGATGGTCGCGACGGGTGCACTCGAGGGCATCGTGACGAACGTGCAGACGAATCCGTGGGACACCGTCGCCGGCGTCGCGCTCGTCCGGGCAGCCGGCGGCGTCGTCACGGACCTCGAGGGCAACCGCTGGCGCCACGACAGCGTGGGTCTCGTCGCCTCCAACGGCCACCTCCACGACGAACTGCTCGAGGCAGCACGGACGGCCGACGAGGCCTGA
- a CDS encoding DUF63 family protein: protein MYDYVERYGPVKVWAATVLVLAVGIAAAAMAFPQQVYRDLIWQYYWGPVVADAHGWGCIDWAGGQELHCTEAAQEGVATGPTAAPGYTFVSYAGYIPTLVLFLVGIVFVIQRLEIERYRAGFYALFPFMLFGGALRVVEDANVAAFRDTGELAIELPWSGFLISPLIYFLVFLITLVAVVISVWLDRRGTVSGYEYPLAAIGTGLLAVTVGYLGYVAAVHEYATFYPWLLLTTLVGATIATAITWVVVDRFFPSVNRGTAYMGIIVIWAHAVDGVANVIGLDWAVAFGHDQNLVPKHPVNEWIVETTGSVLPADVVAVTGEAWPFLIVKLIAPVIVLWIFNEEVFEESPQYTYLLLITVVAVGLGPGTRDMLRATFGV from the coding sequence ATGTACGACTACGTCGAGCGGTACGGCCCGGTCAAAGTCTGGGCCGCGACCGTCCTCGTCCTCGCCGTTGGGATCGCGGCGGCGGCGATGGCCTTCCCACAGCAAGTATACCGGGATCTCATCTGGCAGTACTACTGGGGACCAGTCGTCGCCGACGCTCACGGCTGGGGCTGTATCGACTGGGCCGGCGGGCAAGAACTCCACTGTACCGAGGCCGCACAGGAGGGCGTGGCCACCGGTCCGACAGCGGCACCCGGCTACACCTTCGTCTCTTACGCCGGCTACATCCCGACGCTGGTCCTCTTCCTCGTTGGGATCGTCTTCGTCATCCAGCGCCTCGAGATCGAACGCTACCGGGCGGGCTTCTACGCGCTCTTCCCGTTCATGCTCTTCGGCGGAGCGCTGCGCGTCGTCGAGGACGCGAACGTTGCAGCCTTCCGTGACACTGGCGAACTCGCGATCGAACTCCCGTGGTCCGGCTTCCTGATCAGTCCGCTGATCTACTTTCTGGTCTTCCTCATCACACTCGTCGCCGTCGTGATCTCGGTCTGGCTCGATCGGCGGGGAACCGTCTCGGGCTACGAGTATCCCCTCGCTGCGATCGGGACGGGGCTGCTGGCGGTGACGGTTGGCTACCTCGGCTACGTCGCGGCTGTCCACGAGTACGCGACCTTCTACCCGTGGCTGTTGCTCACGACGCTCGTCGGCGCGACGATTGCGACCGCGATCACGTGGGTCGTCGTCGACCGGTTCTTCCCGAGCGTCAACCGGGGAACGGCGTACATGGGGATTATCGTCATCTGGGCGCACGCCGTCGACGGCGTCGCGAACGTAATCGGCCTCGACTGGGCGGTGGCGTTCGGCCACGATCAGAATCTCGTCCCGAAGCACCCGGTCAACGAGTGGATCGTCGAGACGACCGGCTCGGTCCTCCCGGCAGACGTCGTCGCCGTCACCGGCGAGGCGTGGCCGTTCCTCATCGTGAAGCTGATCGCACCCGTGATCGTCCTCTGGATCTTCAACGAAGAGGTCTTCGAGGAGAGCCCCCAGTACACCTACCTCCTCCTGATCACAGTCGTCGCTGTCGGCCTCGGACCCGGAACCCGCGACATGCTGCGAGCGACCTTCGGCGTCTGA
- a CDS encoding enoyl-CoA hydratase/isomerase family protein, whose translation MHEELETTIVEFDEETGVGTITMNRPDALNALSSQLRADIVAGLELLEEQNEAAGELVLRAVVLEGSEGNFCAGADINEFSDASPGGSSERSHYEVIRDFPAPVIAKIEGYCLGGGLETALSCDVRIAHEEARLGLPEVNLGIIPGAGGVQMISSLAGPAAAMEVAMTGDHLPADEAEDLGIVNRVYGDDFDDDVTEFAEEIASKPPLAIQAIKKSARMATQAGLTEGITYDQQQFGELLQTEDHAEGARGFAEDDYEPEFKGR comes from the coding sequence ATGCACGAAGAACTCGAGACCACGATCGTGGAGTTTGACGAGGAAACCGGCGTCGGGACGATCACGATGAATCGACCGGACGCGCTGAACGCCCTCAGCAGCCAGCTTCGCGCGGACATCGTTGCGGGGCTGGAGCTACTGGAAGAACAGAACGAGGCTGCAGGCGAACTCGTCCTCCGGGCCGTCGTTCTCGAGGGTTCCGAGGGCAATTTCTGTGCCGGGGCCGACATCAACGAATTCAGCGACGCCTCACCGGGCGGCTCCTCCGAGCGCAGTCACTACGAGGTCATCCGGGACTTCCCGGCACCGGTGATCGCCAAAATCGAGGGCTACTGTCTCGGTGGCGGGCTCGAGACGGCTCTGTCCTGTGACGTCCGGATCGCCCACGAAGAGGCACGACTCGGCCTTCCCGAGGTCAACCTCGGCATCATTCCCGGTGCCGGCGGCGTCCAGATGATCTCTTCGCTGGCCGGTCCGGCTGCAGCAATGGAAGTCGCGATGACGGGCGATCATCTCCCGGCCGACGAGGCCGAGGACCTCGGCATCGTCAACAGGGTCTACGGTGACGACTTCGACGACGACGTGACCGAGTTCGCCGAGGAGATCGCCTCGAAACCGCCGCTCGCGATCCAGGCGATCAAGAAATCCGCCCGGATGGCCACCCAGGCGGGACTCACAGAAGGAATCACCTACGACCAGCAGCAGTTCGGCGAGTTGCTCCAGACCGAAGACCACGCCGAAGGCGCACGCGGGTTCGCAGAAGACGACTACGAGCCAGAGTTCAAGGGCCGGTAG
- a CDS encoding enoyl-CoA hydratase/isomerase family protein — protein sequence MDALETDLVDLERSDGIATVRLNRPDKLNALTPEMVEGLHEAFSRLADEQGIPVLLTGTGRVTCAGMDTEIVSGDYLGEYPDLNETLQEVYRLVETHPGPVGLAGKGAVVGAAALLSLSCEFTVLGEETSFVIPEVKYGISPTRAAELLPGLVGRHAAAELLLTGEEIDAERAQSVGIANDVVPEDEAEARALALLEPIADYDDETVATLVDALAPDPPAERRVDSSI from the coding sequence ATGGACGCACTCGAGACGGATCTCGTCGACCTCGAGCGGTCAGATGGGATCGCGACGGTACGGCTGAACCGCCCGGACAAACTGAACGCGCTGACGCCCGAGATGGTCGAGGGACTCCACGAGGCGTTTTCACGACTCGCAGACGAGCAGGGGATTCCCGTTCTGCTCACTGGGACGGGTCGGGTGACCTGCGCTGGCATGGACACGGAGATCGTCTCGGGGGACTACCTCGGCGAGTATCCCGACCTCAACGAGACGCTCCAGGAGGTCTACCGCCTGGTCGAAACCCATCCCGGGCCCGTTGGCCTCGCGGGTAAGGGTGCCGTCGTCGGCGCTGCCGCGCTCCTCTCGCTGTCCTGTGAGTTCACCGTCCTCGGTGAGGAGACGTCGTTCGTGATCCCCGAGGTGAAATACGGCATCTCGCCGACGCGCGCTGCGGAACTGCTCCCCGGTCTCGTCGGTCGACACGCCGCCGCGGAGCTGTTGCTAACTGGCGAGGAGATCGACGCCGAGCGCGCCCAATCGGTGGGAATCGCGAACGACGTCGTCCCCGAAGACGAGGCCGAAGCGCGGGCGCTGGCGCTGCTCGAGCCGATCGCCGATTACGACGACGAGACGGTGGCGACGCTGGTCGACGCGCTCGCACCTGACCCACCTGCGGAGCGACGAGTCGACTCGTCGATTTAA
- a CDS encoding phosphoenolpyruvate carboxykinase (ATP) — MSETRAEPRTAEDIPDPTRASNVRYDPSLEELRELASDDERTTEFGSPAYVSEFRSRSADETKTAVDEEFTAADEALLTDAVDAATSREMVCLDRLVGRHPEATFCCRLYVPTDYARIALSWANLFEPSDGREPDFVTVQDPDYEETAIRVLPDEGFTAVLGSDYTGEAKKSFLRLFMYRVKQQGGLGLHAGSKRVRVEDDDGDLRDVGQVFLGLSATGKSTLTSHGLWLEEPEEAVMVQDDVCALLPDGSVAGSEGEGLFIKTIGLDEDEQPGLYRAATHESAVLENVAVDDDGSVDFDDDQYTANARAIVRRDQLDSAAAEIDLERVDQVFFITRNPLMPPVAKLDEDEAAAAFMLGESIETSAGDPSRAGESIRVVGTNPFIVGSPGEEGNRFRDLIADLEVDCFVINTGYVGDETVDVGVRESVTILTELARGTVEWTDDDRTGLTVPASVPGLDVEQFRVPDHVEDYDEAASALREERLEYLESFDDLDDDVVGATY, encoded by the coding sequence ATGTCCGAAACCCGTGCGGAGCCGCGGACTGCAGAGGACATCCCCGATCCAACACGCGCGTCGAACGTGCGCTACGATCCTTCTCTCGAGGAATTACGCGAACTCGCGTCCGACGACGAACGGACGACGGAGTTCGGCTCGCCGGCCTACGTCAGCGAATTTCGATCGCGGAGCGCCGACGAGACGAAGACGGCGGTCGACGAGGAGTTCACCGCCGCTGACGAGGCGCTGCTCACGGACGCCGTCGATGCAGCCACGAGTCGCGAGATGGTCTGTCTCGACCGACTCGTCGGTCGCCACCCGGAGGCGACGTTCTGCTGTCGGCTCTACGTCCCGACCGACTACGCTCGCATCGCGCTCTCGTGGGCGAACCTGTTCGAGCCGAGCGACGGTCGCGAGCCGGATTTCGTGACCGTTCAGGATCCCGATTACGAGGAGACCGCCATCCGGGTGCTCCCCGACGAGGGCTTTACGGCAGTCCTGGGCAGCGATTACACGGGCGAGGCAAAGAAGTCCTTCCTCCGGCTGTTCATGTACAGAGTGAAACAGCAGGGCGGCCTCGGCCTGCACGCCGGGAGCAAGCGCGTCCGCGTCGAAGACGACGACGGCGACCTCCGGGACGTCGGACAGGTCTTCCTCGGCCTCTCGGCGACCGGCAAGTCGACGCTCACGTCCCACGGCCTCTGGCTCGAGGAACCGGAGGAAGCCGTCATGGTTCAGGACGACGTCTGTGCGTTGCTTCCCGACGGCTCCGTCGCCGGTAGTGAGGGCGAGGGCCTGTTCATCAAGACGATCGGTCTCGACGAGGACGAACAGCCGGGCCTCTACCGCGCGGCGACCCACGAGTCGGCCGTCCTCGAGAACGTCGCCGTCGACGACGATGGCAGCGTCGACTTCGACGACGACCAGTACACCGCCAACGCGCGAGCGATCGTCCGGCGCGACCAGCTCGACAGCGCGGCCGCGGAAATCGACCTGGAGCGGGTCGACCAGGTCTTTTTCATCACGCGCAACCCGCTGATGCCGCCGGTCGCGAAGCTCGACGAGGACGAGGCTGCAGCCGCGTTCATGCTCGGCGAGTCGATCGAGACGAGCGCGGGTGATCCCTCGCGCGCCGGCGAATCCATCCGCGTGGTCGGGACGAACCCCTTCATCGTCGGCTCACCGGGTGAGGAGGGCAACCGGTTTCGTGACCTCATCGCCGACCTCGAGGTCGACTGTTTCGTCATCAACACGGGATACGTCGGCGACGAGACAGTCGACGTCGGCGTGCGCGAATCTGTGACGATTCTCACGGAACTGGCGCGGGGAACGGTCGAGTGGACGGACGACGACCGAACTGGGCTGACGGTTCCGGCCTCGGTTCCGGGACTCGACGTCGAGCAGTTCCGCGTCCCGGATCACGTCGAAGACTACGACGAGGCCGCGTCAGCCCTTCGCGAGGAGCGTCTGGAGTACCTCGAGTCGTTCGACGACCTCGACGACGACGTCGTCGGGGCGACGTACTGA
- a CDS encoding peroxiredoxin has translation MLEVGDDAPEFELPNQNGDLVRRSDADGRLVVYFYPRANTEGCTIEARQFDDALESFAAANVDVIGISDDPVSDLESFAGEYDLSFDLLSDELGEVATLYESYGEKQMFGNTFDGVFRNTYVVDPDGRIEAVFENVSPDGHAEEVLATIAELEAEAESPSPTQ, from the coding sequence ATGCTCGAGGTAGGCGACGATGCACCCGAATTCGAACTGCCGAACCAGAACGGCGACCTCGTCCGTCGCTCGGACGCCGACGGTCGACTGGTCGTGTACTTCTATCCCAGAGCCAACACCGAGGGCTGTACGATCGAGGCCCGCCAGTTCGACGACGCACTCGAGTCCTTCGCCGCCGCGAACGTCGACGTCATCGGCATCAGCGACGACCCCGTTTCGGATCTCGAATCGTTCGCTGGCGAGTACGACCTCTCGTTCGATCTCCTCTCGGACGAACTGGGTGAGGTGGCGACCCTCTACGAGTCCTACGGCGAGAAACAGATGTTCGGAAACACCTTCGATGGCGTGTTCCGGAACACCTACGTGGTCGACCCGGATGGCCGCATCGAAGCGGTCTTCGAGAACGTTTCACCGGACGGCCACGCCGAGGAGGTGCTGGCGACGATCGCCGAACTCGAGGCGGAGGCGGAGTCGCCTTCTCCCACGCAGTAA
- the surE gene encoding 5'/3'-nucleotidase SurE has protein sequence MSDALEILLTNDDGIDAAGIRALYDALSAHANVTVVAPVDDQSATGRSISHEVDVIDHELGYAVDGTPADCVVAGLAELGPFPDLVVSGCNEGANLGEYVLGRSGTVSAAVEAAFFDVPAIATSMFVPIEDGPVSAVEFESEDFEEATRVTSFLAEHALEAGVFEHAAYLNVNVPLAGDEPASIELTRPSKRYEMDAERDGDIVRLKDRVWESMDPEIIPDPEGTDRRAVAEGRISVSPLAAPHSTNHHEILESLVAEYEASVGVSSR, from the coding sequence ATGAGCGACGCCCTCGAGATCCTGCTGACCAACGACGACGGGATCGACGCCGCGGGTATCCGGGCACTGTACGATGCCCTCTCAGCGCACGCGAACGTCACCGTCGTCGCACCCGTCGACGACCAGAGCGCCACCGGTCGGTCGATCTCCCACGAAGTGGACGTAATCGATCACGAACTGGGCTACGCCGTCGACGGGACGCCCGCCGACTGCGTCGTCGCCGGCCTCGCCGAACTCGGGCCGTTTCCGGACCTCGTCGTCTCGGGCTGTAACGAGGGTGCGAACCTCGGCGAGTACGTCCTCGGTCGGTCCGGAACCGTCAGCGCCGCCGTCGAGGCCGCCTTCTTCGACGTGCCCGCCATCGCGACCTCGATGTTCGTTCCGATCGAGGACGGCCCCGTCTCGGCGGTCGAATTCGAGTCCGAAGACTTCGAGGAAGCAACCCGCGTGACGTCCTTCCTCGCCGAACACGCGCTCGAGGCCGGCGTCTTCGAGCACGCGGCGTACCTGAACGTAAACGTCCCGCTGGCCGGTGACGAACCCGCATCGATCGAACTCACTCGCCCCTCGAAGCGCTACGAGATGGACGCCGAGCGCGACGGCGACATCGTCCGCCTCAAAGACCGGGTCTGGGAGTCGATGGATCCCGAGATCATCCCCGATCCGGAGGGGACCGATCGCCGGGCCGTCGCCGAGGGGCGGATCAGCGTCTCGCCGCTCGCTGCACCGCACTCGACGAACCACCACGAGATCCTCGAGTCGCTAGTCGCAGAGTACGAAGCGTCGGTCGGCGTCTCGAGTCGGTAG